One genomic segment of Balaenoptera musculus isolate JJ_BM4_2016_0621 chromosome 11, mBalMus1.pri.v3, whole genome shotgun sequence includes these proteins:
- the LSM3 gene encoding U6 snRNA-associated Sm-like protein LSm3, producing MADDVDQQQTTNTVEEPLDLIRLSLDERIYVKMRNDRELRGRLHAYDQHLNMILGDVEETVTTIEIDEETYEEIYKSTKRNIPMLFVRGDGVVLVAPPLRVG from the exons ATGGCGGACGACGTGGACCAG CAACAAACTACCAACACTGTAGAAGAGCCTCTGGATCTCATCAGACTCAGTCTGGATGAACGAATCTATGTGAAAATGAGAAACGACAGAGAGCTTCGAGGCAGGTTACAT GCTTATGATCAGCATTTAAATATGATATTGGGAGATGTGGAAGAAACTGTGACAACTATAGAAATTGATGAAGAAACATATGAAGAGATATATAAA tcAACAAAACGGAATATTCCAATGCTCTTTGTCCGGGGAGACGGTGTTGTGCTAGTTGCCCCACCATTGAGAGTTGGTTGA